A genomic segment from Peribacillus sp. ACCC06369 encodes:
- a CDS encoding DeoR family transcriptional regulator, giving the protein MKPSTNRMLTRIKSVYMFISNNGTVSTQELVEEFGITPRTVQRDLNVLAYNDLVQSPSRGLWTTTSKKVKMSS; this is encoded by the coding sequence TTGAAACCTTCAACAAATCGCATGTTAACCCGTATTAAATCCGTTTATATGTTCATCAGTAATAACGGTACGGTTTCTACTCAAGAGCTTGTAGAAGAATTTGGCATCACTCCTCGAACTGTGCAGCGCGATTTAAATGTCTTAGCATACAATGACCTTGTTCAAAGCCCAAGCCGTGGCCTTTGGACGACAACAAGTAAAAAGGTGAAGATGTCATCGTAA
- a CDS encoding polysaccharide biosynthesis protein produces MSSKFLKGAFILTLGAIISKVLGLFYVIPFEHMVGNKGATLYQYGYVPYTIFISFATAGMPLAVSKFISKYNALEEYAVGEKLFKSSLKLMVVTGFLAFLVLYTMAPMFTGVFGVKKEDVSDVTEIIRAVSFALIFVPFMSIIRGFFQGHEAMEPTAISQVVEQIVRIVFLLAGVYVVLNVLDGELVKAIQMATFAATVGAVGGLVVLFWYWKKQKPHLDSLMKKDRGTMDISLKEIYKEIFLSSIPFIFVGIAMPMFQLADLLSFNKAMSAIGLQHVAEDALGVLNVYAQKLVLIPMTLATGFSMALLPSVTKAYVSEDSEELNRQLNQAFQILLFITIPAVVGMSVLADPIYSAFYSHDPLGISVLKAYAPVSILFALFSVSAAVLQGINQQKYTVLSLLVGFLIKLSLNIPMIKLFETEGSVYATAFGYLAAVLLNLYIITYFTGYRYSLTIRRSVLISVFSIIMGLAAWGMNSLLSLWLTTEGRFQAILIVAICAIFGALIYAALSLKSKLAHRLFGTRIDRLKAKLGL; encoded by the coding sequence ATGTCATCTAAGTTTTTAAAAGGGGCTTTTATATTAACGCTGGGAGCGATTATTTCCAAGGTACTTGGTTTATTTTACGTCATCCCATTTGAACATATGGTTGGGAATAAAGGGGCTACCCTGTATCAATATGGGTACGTTCCATATACCATTTTCATTAGCTTTGCAACGGCAGGCATGCCGCTTGCTGTTTCTAAATTCATTTCGAAGTATAATGCGCTCGAGGAATACGCCGTCGGTGAGAAGTTATTTAAATCGAGTCTGAAATTAATGGTTGTCACCGGTTTTCTCGCTTTTTTGGTTCTTTATACGATGGCACCGATGTTTACTGGAGTCTTCGGGGTCAAGAAGGAAGATGTCAGTGATGTCACGGAGATCATACGGGCAGTCAGCTTCGCCTTGATTTTTGTACCGTTCATGAGTATCATCCGCGGCTTCTTTCAAGGTCATGAAGCGATGGAACCAACGGCCATCTCTCAGGTTGTCGAACAAATTGTCCGCATTGTGTTCCTTCTGGCCGGTGTGTATGTTGTTTTAAATGTCTTGGATGGAGAGTTAGTGAAGGCCATCCAAATGGCTACATTCGCGGCGACGGTTGGGGCTGTCGGCGGTTTAGTGGTGTTATTTTGGTATTGGAAAAAACAAAAACCCCATTTGGACAGCTTGATGAAGAAAGACCGGGGGACGATGGACATTTCCCTGAAGGAAATCTATAAAGAAATATTTCTGTCGTCGATTCCTTTCATATTCGTCGGAATCGCGATGCCAATGTTTCAGTTGGCGGACTTGCTGTCTTTCAATAAGGCGATGTCGGCCATCGGGCTGCAGCATGTCGCAGAAGATGCCCTTGGGGTGTTGAATGTATATGCCCAAAAGCTTGTCTTGATTCCCATGACGCTTGCAACCGGGTTTTCAATGGCGCTTCTGCCCTCGGTGACGAAGGCTTATGTAAGCGAGGATTCGGAAGAGTTAAACCGCCAGCTGAACCAAGCCTTCCAGATTTTGTTGTTCATTACGATCCCTGCGGTCGTTGGCATGTCGGTACTGGCCGATCCAATCTATAGTGCCTTTTATAGCCATGATCCACTAGGAATCAGTGTCCTGAAGGCATATGCGCCCGTTTCCATCTTGTTTGCACTTTTTTCCGTTTCGGCGGCCGTTTTACAAGGCATCAATCAGCAGAAATATACGGTGCTCAGCCTGCTTGTTGGCTTTTTAATCAAATTGAGCTTGAATATCCCGATGATCAAGTTGTTTGAAACGGAAGGATCCGTTTATGCCACGGCATTCGGCTACTTGGCTGCTGTACTGCTGAATTTGTATATCATTACTTACTTTACTGGATATCGTTACAGCCTTACCATCAGAAGATCTGTTTTGATCTCTGTTTTTTCAATAATTATGGGACTGGCTGCATGGGGCATGAACAGTTTATTATCGCTGTGGCTTACAACGGAAGGGCGCTTTCAAGCGATTTTGATCGTGGCCATTTGTGCAATCTTTGGAGCGCTCATTTATGCGGCACTTTCCTTGAAAAGCAAACTTGCCCATCGTTTGTTCGGTACCCGGATCGATCGGTTAAAAGCTAAATTGGGATTATAA
- a CDS encoding PucR family transcriptional regulator, with amino-acid sequence MLTVQDVLKRPLFSKTEVVAGANGLHRQVKWTHVLEIPFFDDTIFQGGELILSTGFGFEWRDSSNTSFLLNLIERNASCLCIELGHYFEKVPKEMIEMANEYNFPIIIFKEFINFVEIAQDLHSFFINAHHEKLITLNSISREFHSLSLTTHGLSNILKLLQQKTEAPIIYLPIEGTPFSIPGLKNEFMEQLLQIIYEDKEHWHDRITNDSPVEWKALNHTILLQPIGAMDQIWAYLVMVLDRESDEFDFLILDRASLAISQDLLRKHYLDEKRLRLESTWLNDLLYRRINNEEQARGFISLKSKHASIRYRIAIIDIEDVFHPTSLSLSDEENESAIYHYSLKIRSGFAKYSFTPYITSIRNQIIVLAIDLGTADSSKARFLKVIETLLYVREGESSQIRIGVGRQYQLLLDAHNGYREAQLALNYRTFSTSAFYEDLGIFRLIQLIQHDQDTAHFIEDYLSPLISYDKEYGTELLLTLTKYFEFDRSKKLTAQKLHIVRQTLYHRMEKIKKILDFDFDMPENRLNVEMALKAYQLIQQGGVLTK; translated from the coding sequence ATGCTTACAGTACAAGATGTTCTTAAGCGCCCACTCTTTTCAAAGACGGAGGTAGTTGCGGGGGCAAACGGGTTGCACCGTCAAGTCAAATGGACACATGTCCTTGAAATTCCGTTTTTTGATGATACCATCTTTCAGGGAGGGGAACTGATACTCTCCACCGGATTTGGCTTTGAATGGAGAGACTCCTCTAATACTTCATTTTTGTTAAATCTTATCGAACGCAACGCCTCATGTTTATGTATAGAACTTGGACACTACTTCGAAAAGGTCCCTAAAGAAATGATCGAGATGGCAAATGAGTATAACTTTCCGATTATAATTTTCAAAGAATTCATAAATTTCGTCGAAATAGCGCAGGATCTACATTCGTTTTTCATTAATGCTCATCATGAGAAGTTGATTACATTAAATTCAATTTCAAGAGAATTCCATTCATTGTCACTCACTACTCATGGGTTATCCAATATTTTAAAGTTGTTGCAACAGAAGACAGAAGCACCAATTATCTATCTTCCTATAGAAGGAACACCTTTTTCGATTCCAGGATTGAAAAATGAATTTATGGAACAGCTACTTCAAATCATTTATGAAGATAAAGAACACTGGCACGACCGAATTACAAATGATTCGCCCGTTGAATGGAAGGCATTAAACCATACTATTCTTCTCCAACCGATCGGAGCAATGGATCAAATCTGGGCATACCTTGTTATGGTTTTAGATCGTGAATCGGATGAATTTGATTTCCTAATCCTTGATCGTGCTTCTCTAGCAATCTCACAAGACTTATTGCGTAAACATTATTTGGATGAAAAACGATTACGTTTAGAATCTACATGGCTAAATGATTTACTTTATAGACGCATCAATAATGAGGAACAAGCAAGGGGATTTATTTCGTTAAAATCTAAGCACGCTTCTATACGTTATCGAATTGCAATCATTGATATCGAAGATGTTTTTCATCCGACTTCATTAAGTTTATCGGATGAAGAAAATGAATCTGCTATTTATCATTATTCTTTAAAAATTCGATCTGGGTTCGCAAAATATTCTTTTACACCCTATATCACATCAATAAGAAATCAGATTATTGTATTAGCTATTGATCTTGGAACTGCCGATTCCTCTAAGGCGCGCTTCTTGAAAGTGATCGAAACCTTGCTATATGTTAGAGAAGGTGAATCTAGTCAAATCCGTATAGGCGTTGGGCGACAATACCAGTTACTTTTGGATGCTCATAATGGTTATCGAGAAGCGCAGTTAGCTTTAAATTATCGTACGTTTTCAACAAGTGCCTTTTACGAAGACCTTGGAATCTTTCGGCTGATTCAATTAATTCAGCATGATCAAGATACAGCCCATTTTATTGAAGACTATCTCTCTCCTTTAATATCCTATGATAAGGAATATGGAACGGAATTGCTTCTGACTTTAACGAAATACTTTGAGTTTGATCGCTCAAAGAAGCTTACGGCTCAAAAATTGCATATTGTAAGACAAACACTCTATCATCGGATGGAAAAAATAAAAAAGATTCTTGATTTTGATTTTGATATGCCTGAGAACAGATTAAACGTTGAAATGGCTTTGAAAGCATATCAACTTATACAACAAGGGGGAGTACTTACGAAGTAG
- a CDS encoding pseudouridine synthase has translation MRIDKILSNIGYGSRKEVKKLLKSGAVKVDERVLKDPKEQVDPDTEVVTVHDERVEYREFIYLMMNKPPGVLSATEDKHQETVIDILEPEDSVFEPFPVGRLDKDTEGLLLITNDGKLAHQLLSPKKHVPKTYFAVIDGEVTEEDIEAFRNGVTLDDGYETKPGELNILKSGLTSDIELTIMEGKFHQVKRMFEAVGKRVVYLKRLSMGSLQLDEELELGEYRELTAEELEQLKAGQPAE, from the coding sequence ATGAGAATTGATAAAATTTTATCCAATATTGGTTATGGCAGCAGGAAAGAAGTGAAAAAGCTCCTGAAATCCGGCGCCGTGAAGGTCGATGAAAGGGTGCTGAAGGATCCGAAAGAGCAAGTGGACCCTGATACGGAAGTCGTGACCGTCCATGATGAACGGGTTGAATATAGGGAGTTCATATATTTAATGATGAATAAACCGCCAGGCGTATTGTCGGCAACGGAAGACAAACACCAAGAAACGGTCATCGACATCTTGGAGCCAGAGGATTCAGTATTCGAGCCATTTCCTGTAGGCCGTCTGGATAAGGACACAGAAGGGTTATTGCTTATCACAAATGATGGAAAACTTGCCCACCAATTGCTTTCCCCGAAGAAACATGTCCCTAAAACATATTTTGCGGTCATTGATGGCGAAGTGACGGAAGAGGATATTGAGGCATTCCGCAACGGCGTGACCTTGGATGATGGGTACGAAACAAAACCAGGTGAATTGAATATTTTAAAATCAGGTCTGACTTCGGATATCGAGCTGACGATCATGGAAGGAAAGTTCCATCAGGTGAAGCGGATGTTTGAGGCCGTCGGCAAACGTGTCGTCTACCTAAAGCGTCTTTCCATGGGAAGTTTACAGCTTGATGAGGAACTTGAGCTTGGTGAGTACCGTGAGCTAACGGCGGAAGAGCTTGAACAGTTAAAGGCGGGGCAGCCTGCTGAATGA
- a CDS encoding APC family permease has translation MSNLRKTDRTLTLIPVVLFGFSFMGLTTAFTTYGIAANISHGMVPGAMIVALVVMMFTAYSYGKMAIAFPSSGSAYVYTQKSINPSVGFLVGWVILMDYLFMPMVNYLVFGIFFSAAFPTIPSYIWIAGMLVLVTFINIKGLKFATNVNAFITIFALLFILIFIGFSIKEIFMGEGTATLLSLEPFYNSKEPFSYTIAGAALLCFCFLGFESVTAFAEETVNPKKTIPRAVILITLGGGLIFTSVAYFSYLVWPEYNTFNNPDSAAYEIIKLVGGKAMYSIYLALYALAVLGSAMSSQASASRVLYTMGRDGQFPKKFFGTLHPRYRTPVNNILIISSVSLLALFLSLDLVASFINFGAFLAYTCVNIAVIAHYYIRNRERSVKGTILYLFVPLIGAALDILLLVNLDVHSKILGVSWLIIGFIYLLVLTKGLKKQPPQLKIEENYDVDLKSQDA, from the coding sequence ATGTCAAATTTAAGGAAAACAGATCGAACACTGACACTCATTCCAGTAGTGTTGTTTGGTTTTTCATTTATGGGGTTAACCACAGCTTTTACTACGTATGGTATTGCGGCTAATATTTCCCACGGTATGGTTCCGGGGGCAATGATTGTTGCTCTAGTGGTAATGATGTTTACTGCTTACAGTTATGGGAAAATGGCAATTGCGTTTCCATCATCCGGTTCTGCATATGTTTATACGCAAAAATCGATCAATCCCTCTGTTGGATTTCTTGTCGGATGGGTAATCTTAATGGATTATTTATTTATGCCAATGGTAAATTACTTAGTATTTGGTATATTTTTCTCAGCAGCCTTTCCTACAATTCCAAGTTACATCTGGATTGCAGGTATGCTGGTGCTCGTCACTTTTATTAATATTAAAGGATTGAAGTTTGCTACAAATGTAAACGCATTCATAACGATTTTCGCTTTACTTTTTATCCTTATCTTTATAGGTTTTTCCATTAAGGAAATTTTTATGGGCGAAGGCACGGCAACTCTTTTATCTCTTGAGCCATTCTATAATTCGAAAGAACCCTTTTCTTATACAATAGCTGGAGCAGCTTTATTATGCTTTTGTTTCCTTGGATTTGAATCAGTTACAGCGTTTGCTGAAGAGACAGTGAACCCTAAGAAAACGATTCCCCGAGCTGTTATTTTAATTACTCTTGGTGGTGGTTTAATCTTTACAAGTGTTGCATATTTCTCATATCTTGTATGGCCAGAATATAACACATTTAATAATCCTGATTCGGCTGCCTACGAAATTATTAAACTTGTTGGTGGAAAGGCGATGTACTCAATATATCTTGCGCTTTACGCATTAGCTGTATTGGGTAGTGCCATGTCGTCCCAGGCAAGTGCATCACGAGTCCTCTATACGATGGGGCGAGATGGACAGTTTCCTAAAAAGTTCTTTGGCACCCTGCATCCGAGATATAGAACACCCGTAAATAATATCCTGATCATTAGTTCTGTCTCTTTGCTTGCTTTATTTTTAAGTTTAGATCTTGTAGCATCATTCATTAATTTCGGGGCGTTTCTTGCGTATACTTGTGTTAATATTGCCGTAATTGCTCATTATTATATTAGAAATAGAGAACGTTCGGTAAAAGGAACTATCTTATATTTATTTGTGCCTCTTATTGGAGCTGCTCTTGATATTTTACTACTTGTGAATCTTGATGTGCACTCAAAAATACTTGGAGTAAGTTGGTTAATAATAGGCTTCATTTATTTACTTGTATTGACAAAGGGACTTAAAAAACAGCCACCACAATTGAAAATCGAAGAAAATTATGATGTAGATTTAAAAAGCCAGGATGCTTGA
- a CDS encoding NAD(P)/FAD-dependent oxidoreductase: MKYDVVVIGGGPSGLMAAIAAGEKGAHVLLVDKGEKLGRKLAISGGGRCNVTNRLSIDEIIQHIPGNGRFLYSAFSEFNNEDIIQFFEKLGVALKEEDHGRMFPVNDKAQSVVDALLTRLSNLKVTIYKNSPVAEVLYEHGKTSGVRLKDGQTIDTDAVVIAVGGKSVPHTGSTGDGYAWAKKAGHTITELFPTEVPVLSHETFIKNRMLQGLALRDVSLSVLNPKGKALITHQMDMLFTHFGVSGPAVLRCSQFVVKAMKKWNLSEVPMKLDALPDRNKEEVFQDIMKEIKAEPKKAIKNTLKGLVPERYLHFLLERSGIDLQEQGATISNEKIRRFAELCKDFQFGVHGTQPLEKAFVTGGGVSVKEIHPKEMASKLMDGLYFCGEILDIHGYTGGYNITSALVTGRLAGMNAAIYARS; encoded by the coding sequence TTGAAATATGATGTAGTGGTAATTGGCGGTGGTCCTTCCGGATTGATGGCAGCAATAGCGGCCGGGGAAAAGGGCGCCCATGTATTGTTAGTGGATAAAGGCGAGAAGCTTGGCAGGAAACTTGCAATCTCGGGCGGCGGACGCTGCAACGTGACGAACAGGCTCTCAATCGATGAAATCATTCAGCATATCCCTGGAAACGGGCGATTTCTATACAGTGCTTTCTCAGAGTTTAATAATGAAGACATTATTCAATTCTTTGAAAAATTGGGCGTGGCCCTCAAAGAAGAGGACCATGGGCGGATGTTCCCGGTCAACGATAAAGCGCAAAGTGTCGTGGATGCGCTACTGACGCGCCTGTCGAATTTAAAAGTAACAATCTATAAGAACTCCCCAGTTGCGGAAGTTCTCTATGAACATGGAAAAACAAGCGGTGTCCGGTTAAAAGATGGACAGACCATTGACACGGATGCAGTCGTGATAGCAGTCGGTGGAAAATCAGTTCCTCACACCGGTTCAACCGGCGACGGATACGCATGGGCTAAGAAGGCGGGGCATACGATTACCGAACTGTTCCCAACTGAAGTTCCCGTACTAAGCCATGAAACATTCATTAAAAATCGAATGCTTCAAGGTCTCGCACTTCGGGATGTTTCATTGAGTGTCCTTAACCCAAAAGGCAAGGCCCTGATTACACACCAAATGGATATGCTCTTCACCCATTTTGGCGTCTCCGGTCCAGCTGTTCTAAGATGCAGCCAATTCGTCGTGAAAGCGATGAAAAAATGGAACCTATCGGAAGTGCCAATGAAACTCGATGCCCTTCCGGACAGAAACAAGGAAGAGGTTTTTCAAGACATCATGAAGGAAATCAAAGCCGAACCGAAAAAAGCCATTAAGAACACCTTAAAAGGTTTAGTTCCTGAACGATACCTTCACTTCCTGCTTGAGCGTAGCGGCATCGACCTTCAAGAACAAGGAGCGACGATATCAAATGAAAAAATCCGCCGCTTTGCTGAACTATGCAAGGACTTCCAATTCGGAGTACACGGCACCCAGCCGCTGGAAAAAGCCTTCGTCACGGGCGGCGGCGTATCCGTCAAAGAAATTCACCCAAAAGAAATGGCATCCAAACTAATGGATGGACTGTATTTCTGCGGTGAAATCCTGGATATACACGGATACACAGGCGGCTACAATATCACCTCGGCATTAGTAACCGGAAGACTCGCCGGAATGAATGCTGCCATATATGCCCGTTCATAA
- a CDS encoding MGMT family protein yields MKKLRYWLTDRTKGRVILESFTERVIKIIQHIPSGNVMTYGQIGQLAGSPRGARQVVRILHSSSKKHDLPWHRVINAKGEIGIKADGAAEHQKAMLESEGVIFTKRNTIDLEAFRYHPELFNGMSE; encoded by the coding sequence ATGAAAAAATTACGATATTGGCTAACGGATAGAACAAAGGGGAGAGTTATTTTGGAAAGTTTTACTGAACGGGTGATTAAAATCATTCAACATATCCCTTCCGGTAATGTGATGACATATGGTCAAATTGGACAGCTCGCCGGAAGTCCGCGCGGTGCAAGGCAGGTCGTAAGGATCCTTCATTCAAGCAGCAAAAAACATGACCTTCCCTGGCATCGGGTAATCAATGCAAAAGGAGAAATCGGTATAAAAGCGGACGGCGCCGCAGAACACCAGAAAGCGATGCTCGAGAGTGAAGGCGTCATATTCACGAAACGGAATACCATTGACCTCGAAGCTTTTCGCTATCATCCAGAACTTTTTAACGGAATGTCGGAATAA
- a CDS encoding MEDS domain-containing protein → MDNNMRQLIETIQQSDGGHILYCFNELEAYVENEATFIIAGVEQGDHILIVENDRIFPLVYKKLQLHLNEEQLEKVHLINNFDFYCFHGDFHPSTMVNYFLENIDTYSKRNQLVRTWGHVEWGHDDQVSVAIGEYEKGIDKLIKERGLISVCAYDDCRVPSELKANLIKHHGVLVTDEKITILANG, encoded by the coding sequence TTGGATAACAATATGAGACAACTAATAGAAACTATACAGCAATCGGATGGGGGCCATATCTTATACTGTTTTAATGAATTGGAAGCCTACGTAGAAAATGAAGCAACATTCATCATTGCCGGTGTTGAACAGGGAGACCACATCCTGATTGTCGAAAATGACCGTATCTTTCCTTTGGTGTACAAAAAATTGCAGCTTCATTTAAATGAGGAGCAATTGGAGAAAGTGCATCTTATTAATAATTTTGATTTTTATTGTTTTCATGGAGACTTCCATCCTTCGACGATGGTTAATTATTTCTTGGAAAATATCGATACATACTCTAAACGGAATCAACTCGTGCGGACATGGGGACATGTTGAATGGGGCCATGACGATCAAGTCAGCGTAGCAATAGGTGAATATGAAAAAGGAATCGATAAATTGATCAAAGAACGAGGGTTGATTTCTGTTTGTGCGTATGATGACTGCAGAGTGCCTTCCGAACTAAAAGCAAACTTGATCAAGCATCATGGGGTCCTGGTAACCGATGAAAAAATTACGATATTGGCTAACGGATAG
- a CDS encoding NAD(P)/FAD-dependent oxidoreductase produces MDQQDLFDVTVIGGGPAGLYSTFYSGLREMKVKLIEYQPQLGGKIHVYPEKMIWDVGGLTPTTGEKLIEQLVEQGLTFNPTVVLNEKVESITRNEEGIFVLHTASGQKHFSKTIIVAVGGGILNPQKLEIDGAERFEVSNLNYTVKSFNRFKDKTVIISGGGNSAIDWANELEPIAKKVYLTYRKDSLAGHESQAKQLMESSAVCFLNTMITKLIACADHESIEYVELTNHEKGEVSYLPIDEVIINHGYERDTSLLRNSKVDIAIVDNYYIEGTSASESSMDGIYAAGDILKHEGKLNLIAGTFQDAANAVNKAKQYIQPDANGVGMVSSHNEVFKKRNRELIKEMMKKPAGVL; encoded by the coding sequence ATGGATCAGCAAGATTTATTTGATGTAACGGTTATTGGAGGCGGGCCAGCAGGCCTTTACTCCACTTTTTATAGCGGACTTAGAGAAATGAAAGTTAAACTGATTGAATACCAGCCACAGCTAGGCGGGAAAATTCATGTTTATCCAGAGAAAATGATTTGGGATGTAGGAGGGCTGACGCCCACTACGGGGGAAAAATTAATTGAACAGCTCGTGGAGCAGGGGTTAACATTCAATCCAACGGTCGTGTTGAATGAAAAAGTGGAATCGATCACACGTAATGAGGAAGGTATATTCGTTTTACATACAGCATCAGGTCAAAAGCACTTTTCCAAAACGATCATTGTCGCAGTCGGCGGTGGAATCCTGAATCCGCAAAAGTTGGAAATAGACGGTGCAGAAAGGTTTGAAGTCTCCAATTTAAACTATACCGTGAAGTCTTTCAATCGTTTCAAGGATAAAACGGTGATCATTTCAGGCGGCGGGAATTCTGCAATAGACTGGGCAAATGAATTGGAGCCCATCGCCAAAAAGGTGTATCTGACATATAGGAAAGATAGTTTAGCAGGTCATGAATCACAAGCGAAACAATTGATGGAAAGCTCTGCGGTTTGTTTCTTGAATACCATGATCACAAAATTGATCGCTTGCGCTGATCATGAATCAATTGAATATGTTGAACTGACGAATCATGAAAAGGGCGAGGTATCTTACTTGCCAATCGATGAAGTCATCATCAATCATGGTTATGAGCGTGATACATCGCTGCTTCGAAATAGTAAAGTGGATATTGCCATAGTCGATAATTATTATATTGAAGGTACTTCCGCCAGTGAATCCTCGATGGATGGAATATACGCTGCCGGTGATATCCTAAAGCACGAAGGTAAATTGAACTTAATAGCAGGTACCTTCCAAGATGCAGCAAACGCCGTAAACAAGGCAAAGCAATATATCCAGCCTGACGCTAACGGAGTGGGCATGGTCTCTTCACATAATGAAGTCTTTAAAAAGCGCAATAGGGAATTGATCAAAGAAATGATGAAGAAACCGGCTGGGGTCCTTTAA
- a CDS encoding alanine dehydrogenase, with the protein MIVGVPKELKTAETRVGLNPTWVKKLTAFGHEVLIQRMAGEASGFCDEKYVLAGAKIANTIDEIYEKAEFVVKVKELQPYEYGLLRENQMIMAWFHLAEDVNHEMTQALLDKKAISLSMELIVLPDGTRPTIKPMSEIAGTLAMLEAVKYAQYGYGGKGILLRKLAGLPSSKVFILGGGNAGLNTAQVAVGLGLNVTIMEASMKRIDYLNDQLPQVDILCWDKDMMFEELIQSDVLINTIYPMPGVTESLITREMVSKMKPNSIIIDIAGTGIIETSRYTTLEDPVYYEQEVLHYCVPNMPALCPQTSTNMMLMTTGPYIMNIANNGLKEVVVNDAIVRNCISTLNGEIVHHEVGINHNMPYTDIKTELLLSK; encoded by the coding sequence ATGATAGTAGGAGTGCCTAAAGAATTAAAAACTGCAGAGACTAGAGTGGGATTAAATCCAACGTGGGTAAAAAAATTAACAGCTTTCGGTCATGAAGTACTAATACAACGCATGGCAGGTGAAGCTAGTGGTTTTTGTGACGAAAAATATGTTTTGGCTGGAGCAAAAATAGCAAACACGATTGACGAAATTTATGAGAAGGCAGAATTTGTTGTTAAAGTGAAGGAACTTCAACCCTATGAATACGGCCTTCTTAGAGAAAATCAAATGATAATGGCATGGTTTCATTTGGCGGAAGATGTAAATCATGAAATGACACAGGCATTACTAGATAAAAAAGCAATTTCATTATCAATGGAATTAATCGTTTTACCTGATGGGACTAGACCTACAATTAAACCAATGAGTGAAATTGCAGGAACATTAGCAATGCTTGAAGCAGTCAAATATGCTCAATATGGTTATGGTGGAAAAGGAATACTTCTCCGGAAACTGGCCGGTTTACCGTCGAGCAAAGTATTCATACTTGGTGGTGGCAATGCTGGACTCAATACTGCGCAAGTTGCTGTGGGTCTTGGATTGAATGTAACAATCATGGAAGCATCAATGAAACGCATTGATTATTTGAACGATCAGTTGCCACAGGTGGACATTTTGTGTTGGGATAAAGATATGATGTTCGAAGAACTTATTCAAAGTGATGTTTTAATTAATACAATTTATCCGATGCCAGGGGTAACCGAATCTCTCATAACACGAGAGATGGTCAGTAAGATGAAACCTAATTCTATTATTATTGATATTGCAGGAACGGGTATAATTGAAACCTCACGTTATACGACTTTAGAGGATCCAGTTTACTACGAACAAGAAGTCCTACATTACTGTGTCCCGAATATGCCTGCTCTATGTCCACAAACCTCGACAAACATGATGTTGATGACAACCGGCCCATATATTATGAACATTGCGAATAATGGTTTGAAAGAGGTTGTAGTAAATGATGCAATAGTAAGAAATTGTATCAGCACTTTGAACGGTGAAATTGTTCATCACGAAGTTGGGATCAATCATAACATGCCTTATACTGATATAAAAACGGAGTTACTATTGTCCAAATAA